Proteins co-encoded in one Quercus robur chromosome 8, dhQueRobu3.1, whole genome shotgun sequence genomic window:
- the LOC126697065 gene encoding cytochrome P450 76T24-like isoform X3, with product MDHLAFWLILPIVWACIHVLTAALGGRKSGSSTLPPGPRPFPIIGNILELGNKPHQDVAKLSKTYGPLMTLKLGSITTIVISSPDIAKEALQKNDQAFSSRTIPDSIQVFNHPKASMVWLPALARWRNLRKLSATKIFAPQQLDAIQTLRQKKVKELLNHVDQCGSGGEVVDIGRVAFITVLNSISNTFFSIDLAQYSSNLQSQEFQDLIFGIMEFLGKPNIVDYFPALRLVDPQGIRQRMKSYFTKLIRIFDGIIKERVQLRASSEGSKASNDVLDSFLNLAEEDNSELSCDDFKHLLLDLFIAGIDTTSSTVEWALSELINNPEKMVKARDELKEVLGKNRLVQEVDISKFPFLQAIVKETLRLHPPGPFLVPHKAENNVEMRGFIVPKNAQILVNVWAMGRDSSIWTNPNLFMPERFLEQDIDFKGKYFELIPFGAGRRICPGLPFANRMVHLMLASLVHFFNWKLADEMNPEDMDMSESETFGLTLHRAKSLRVIPTRV from the exons ATGGACCACCTAGCATTTTGGCTAATACTTCCCATCGTGTGGGCATGCATTCATGTGCTCACTGCCGCTCTAGGAGGCCGGAAGTCTGGCTCTTCCACCCTTCCCCCAGGTCCCCGCCCTTTTCCGATCATCGGAAACATCCTGGAGCTGGGCAACAAACCCCATCAAGATGTTGCCAAGCTCTCCAAAACATACGGACCCCTTATGACTCTCAAGCTTGGGAGCATAACAACCATAGTCATTTCCTCTCCAGACATAGCCAAAGAAGCACTGCAAAAAAATGACCAAGCCTTCTCCAGCCGAACTATCCCGGACTCTATCCAAGTATTTAACCACCCCAAAGCTTCAATGGTGTGGTTGCCCGCGTTGGCTCGTTGGAGGAACCTCAGGAAACTTTCTGCCACGAAAATATTTGCTCCACAACAACTCGATGCCATACAAACCCTTCGACAGAAAAAGGTGAAAGAATTACTTAACCATGTTGACCAATGTGGCAGTGGTGGGGAAGTGGTTGATATTGGTCGAGTAGCCTTCATTACAGTACTTAATTCCAtatcaaacacatttttttccaTTGACTTGGCACAGTATAGTTCAAATTTACAGTCCCAAGAGTTCCAGGACCTTATATTTGGTATCATGGAATTTCTTGGAAAGCCCAACATTGTAGACTATTTCCCAGCACTTCGTTTAGTTGACCCGCAGGGTATACGGCAGAGGATGAAGAgttattttacaaaattgatCCGAATTTTTGATGGTATCATCAAGGAACGAGTACAATTAAGAGCTTCATCAGAGGGTTCTAAGGCAAGCAATGATGTACTAGATTCCTTCCTTAATCTCGCTGAAGAAGATAATTCAGAATTAAGCTGTGACGATTTCAAACATTTGCTTCTG GATTTATTTATTGCAGGGATTGACACAACATCAAGCACTGTTGAATGGGCACTGTCTGAGTTAATAAATAACCCTGAAAAAATGGTTAAAGCCCGAGACGAGCTTAAAGAAGTTCTTGGCAAGAATCGGCTAGTTCAAGAAGTGGACATCTCAAAGTTCCCTTTTCTACAAGCAATAGTGAAAGAAACCCTTCGTTTGCACCCACCAGGACCTTTTCTAGTTCCTCACAAGGCTGAGAATAATGTAGAAATGCGTGGCTTTATTGTGCCCAAAAATGCACAAATACTAGTAAACGTGTGGGCAATGGGACGAGACTCAAGCATATGGACAAACCCAAATTTATTTATGCCTGAAAGGTTCTTAGAACAAGACATTGACTTTAAAGGAAAATACTTCGAGCTAATTCCCTTTGGAGCTGGAAGAAGAATCTGTCCTGGATTGCCGTTTGCTAATCGGATGGTGCACTTAATGTTGGCATCTCTTGTACATTTCTTTAATTGGAAGCTTGCAGATGAGATGAATCCAGAAGATATGGATATGAGTGAGAGTGAGACCTTTGGACTCACCTTACACAGGGCTAAGTCTCTCCGGGTTATTCCAACTAGGGTGTAA